A portion of the Bacteroidota bacterium genome contains these proteins:
- a CDS encoding tetratricopeptide repeat protein, with translation MKKLYLCILVISTLIFTSCKTTTKTTAGAAKVSGASSKKELSEKERIDFDYLFFNANKELMLGNFELATNLFLQCIKLDPTNATPMYELAKIYSYAGNKDKALELSGKAANIDQKNIWYQLLYADGLMAKKQYSQAIEIYQRIIKINPDRIDMYFELAETYMLANKPQEAIKVYDRIEEKTGITEEASIQKVRIYTQLKNTEKAVKELNKLIRLNPREPKYYGMLGEIYQNTGQKDKAMQTYNDLLKVDPENPYVHLSIAQHYFEAKQDAKGFEEYKLAFRNPKLDIDTKIKILLSYYAISENKPAVKDDALQLCKALIEAHPDEAKSYAMYGDFLYRDKKMTEARDAYRMAIARDKTKYAIWSQVLLIDSDLGDFDAMLFDSKQTIELFPAQPLGYFFNGIANIQKKEYKKGVEVLSEGKDYVVDNAPLLSQFYASLGDANHQLKEYKASDEAYEKALELDAKNTYVLNNYAYYLSLRKEKLLRAEEMSKKTVDLEPANNSFLDTYGWILYQMGNYEEAKKWIGKALDNEARGNGVILEHYGDILFKLGETEKAMGYWNDAKQKGGNSEFLDKKIADKKLYE, from the coding sequence ATGAAAAAGTTATACCTCTGCATACTGGTTATCAGCACGCTGATCTTTACATCGTGCAAGACCACTACAAAAACCACTGCAGGTGCGGCGAAGGTGTCAGGCGCTTCTTCAAAAAAGGAATTAAGTGAAAAGGAACGGATTGACTTTGATTACCTGTTTTTTAACGCCAATAAAGAGCTGATGCTTGGCAACTTTGAATTAGCCACCAATCTTTTTTTACAATGTATTAAGCTCGACCCCACTAATGCGACTCCAATGTATGAGCTTGCAAAAATATACAGCTATGCCGGAAATAAAGATAAGGCCCTTGAGCTGAGCGGTAAAGCAGCTAATATCGATCAAAAAAATATCTGGTATCAACTTTTGTATGCCGATGGCCTAATGGCAAAAAAACAGTATAGCCAGGCAATAGAAATATATCAACGCATTATTAAAATCAACCCCGATCGGATCGATATGTATTTTGAATTGGCAGAAACATACATGCTCGCCAACAAACCTCAGGAAGCTATCAAAGTATATGATCGTATTGAAGAAAAAACGGGTATTACTGAAGAAGCTTCGATTCAGAAGGTAAGAATTTATACTCAGCTAAAGAACACTGAAAAAGCCGTTAAAGAACTGAATAAACTGATCCGGCTTAATCCCAGAGAACCCAAATACTATGGTATGCTTGGTGAAATATACCAGAATACCGGTCAGAAGGATAAAGCTATGCAAACCTACAACGACCTTCTGAAAGTGGATCCCGAAAATCCTTATGTACATCTTTCCATTGCCCAGCACTACTTCGAGGCAAAACAAGATGCGAAAGGCTTTGAGGAATATAAACTCGCTTTCCGTAATCCGAAACTGGATATTGACACAAAAATAAAGATCCTGCTTTCCTATTACGCTATCTCTGAAAACAAACCGGCTGTGAAGGACGACGCGCTTCAATTATGTAAGGCACTGATCGAAGCTCACCCTGACGAAGCCAAATCTTACGCGATGTACGGCGACTTCCTGTACCGCGATAAAAAAATGACTGAGGCACGCGATGCATACCGGATGGCAATTGCCCGCGACAAAACAAAATATGCTATCTGGAGCCAGGTATTACTCATTGATTCTGACCTCGGTGATTTTGACGCGATGCTATTCGACAGCAAACAGACCATTGAGCTTTTCCCCGCGCAACCTCTCGGATACTTTTTTAACGGAATAGCCAATATCCAGAAAAAAGAATACAAAAAGGGAGTGGAGGTATTAAGCGAAGGAAAAGATTATGTAGTGGATAACGCTCCCCTGCTCTCCCAGTTCTATGCAAGCCTTGGTGATGCGAATCACCAGCTTAAAGAATACAAAGCCTCTGATGAAGCATATGAAAAGGCTCTTGAACTCGATGCTAAAAATACTTACGTGCTGAATAATTACGCCTATTATTTATCTCTGCGAAAAGAAAAGCTGCTTCGTGCCGAAGAGATGTCAAAGAAAACGGTCGACCTGGAGCCCGCCAACAATTCTTTCCTGGATACCTATGGATGGATCCTTTATCAAATGGGAAATTATGAAGAAGCGAAAAAATGGATAGGAAAAGCTCTCGACAACGAAGCCCGTGGAAATGGCGTCATACTTGAACACTATGGCGATATTTTATTTAAGTTGGGAGAAACAGAAAAAGCGATGGGATATTGGAACGACGCGAAACAAAAAGGGGGAAATTCGGAGTTCCTTGATAAAAAAATTGCGGATAAAAAATTATATGAATAA
- a CDS encoding DUF4292 domain-containing protein: MNNSILPARPIPSLFFRALLYFSFTLIVFSSCKTGKKITATHSQHITKKSAKELEQLLKKNEFRFDWISAKFAAEIILDSMQTSFNVNLRGRKDSLLWMSITAPLIGIEAARAVITKDSVKFIDRIHSEYFAGDFIYVNKLLHADLDFELIQSLLIGNSVDFYEDDDKLHSSVSDGQYVLSTVRKRKLRKVIERNKELRDPAQTIWLDPQTFKIVRVLFNDFNQNRTFTANFDKFDKVDSLLFPNSMHYNIKAEKNVDIKIEYSKVGINTVQTFPFSIPAKYERIVYKEKEK; this comes from the coding sequence ATGAATAATTCAATACTCCCTGCCAGACCAATTCCTTCTCTTTTCTTTCGCGCACTTTTATATTTCAGCTTTACACTTATCGTATTCTCTTCCTGTAAAACAGGAAAAAAAATTACTGCAACCCATTCGCAGCATATCACCAAAAAATCGGCAAAGGAATTAGAACAACTGCTCAAAAAAAATGAATTCAGGTTCGATTGGATCAGCGCCAAATTCGCCGCAGAGATAATACTAGATAGCATGCAAACTTCATTCAATGTGAATCTGCGGGGTCGTAAGGATAGCCTCCTGTGGATGTCAATTACCGCTCCCCTGATCGGTATTGAAGCCGCAAGGGCAGTTATTACAAAGGACTCAGTAAAGTTCATCGATCGGATCCATTCTGAATATTTTGCAGGCGATTTTATATATGTCAACAAGCTGCTTCATGCCGACCTTGATTTTGAACTTATACAATCCTTATTGATCGGCAATAGTGTTGATTTTTATGAAGACGATGACAAGCTTCACTCATCCGTAAGTGACGGTCAGTATGTATTAAGTACGGTCCGGAAACGTAAACTGCGAAAAGTCATTGAACGCAATAAAGAACTGAGAGACCCCGCTCAAACCATCTGGCTTGATCCGCAGACATTTAAAATTGTGCGCGTGTTATTTAATGACTTTAATCAGAACAGAACCTTTACCGCCAATTTCGATAAGTTTGATAAAGTAGACTCATTGCTATTTCCCAATAGCATGCATTATAATATTAAAGCGGAGAAGAACGTTGATATAAAAATTGAGTATTCGAAAGTCGGTATAAATACTGTTCAGACATTCCCTTTTAGTATTCCTGCAAAATATGAACGCATTGTTTACAAAGAAAAAGAGAAATAG
- a CDS encoding peptidoglycan DD-metalloendopeptidase family protein produces MLPIILCAAIAIPVSAQKQSKTDLEEKKKKLQQDIEYTNQLLSETKKNKKLSLNQLLTLNKKLSDRQELINTISGQIFLLNRRINETNKNITALQAELKKLKDDYAKMIYNAYRNRDEYSRLMFIFASTNFNQAYIRLKYLQQYSDYRHKQAEQIELKQKELNEKLQELEVRKTEKRELLGSQENEKEALTKEKSEKEEVLTELQSKEKQLKADLDKKKKDAEKLQQAIMRIIKEEIEKANANKTRPSNKLVLTPEAQQLSSSFSNNRGKLPWPVIQGVIIDRFGAHPHPSMPEITISNNGVDIATSKGALARGVFDGEVTGVVNIPSSGHVVIVRHGEFLSVYANLKEVYVKTGDKIKTKQNIGSILLDEEDGKTELHIEIWKGQTKLDPEEWLYRN; encoded by the coding sequence ATGTTACCGATAATACTTTGTGCGGCTATTGCTATTCCTGTATCCGCTCAGAAACAATCAAAAACCGATCTTGAAGAAAAAAAGAAAAAACTTCAGCAGGATATCGAATACACAAACCAGTTGCTGAGTGAAACAAAAAAGAATAAAAAACTCTCGCTTAATCAGCTTCTTACACTCAATAAAAAATTATCCGACCGGCAGGAGCTTATCAACACTATAAGTGGACAGATATTTTTATTGAACCGAAGGATAAATGAAACAAATAAAAATATAACCGCACTTCAGGCCGAACTCAAAAAGCTTAAAGACGATTATGCCAAAATGATCTATAACGCGTATCGCAACCGCGATGAGTACAGCAGGTTGATGTTTATTTTTGCTTCCACAAATTTTAACCAGGCTTATATCCGCCTTAAGTATCTTCAGCAATACAGCGACTACAGACATAAGCAGGCGGAACAAATCGAGCTCAAACAAAAAGAACTTAATGAAAAACTACAGGAACTTGAAGTGCGCAAAACTGAAAAAAGGGAACTCTTAGGATCGCAGGAAAACGAAAAGGAAGCACTCACAAAAGAGAAATCGGAAAAGGAGGAAGTATTGACTGAGCTTCAAAGCAAAGAGAAGCAGCTTAAAGCCGACCTGGATAAAAAGAAGAAAGATGCTGAAAAATTACAGCAGGCGATTATGCGTATCATAAAAGAAGAAATTGAAAAAGCCAATGCCAATAAAACCAGGCCAAGCAATAAACTTGTACTTACACCGGAGGCGCAACAGCTTTCAAGTTCATTCTCTAACAACAGAGGTAAACTTCCCTGGCCGGTGATACAGGGAGTTATCATTGACCGTTTTGGTGCGCATCCGCATCCTTCCATGCCCGAGATCACCATATCAAATAACGGAGTCGATATTGCGACTTCCAAAGGCGCGTTGGCCCGGGGTGTGTTTGACGGAGAAGTCACAGGCGTTGTGAATATCCCATCTTCCGGGCATGTCGTAATTGTACGTCATGGAGAGTTTCTCAGTGTGTATGCCAACCTGAAGGAAGTGTATGTAAAAACAGGTGATAAAATAAAGACAAAACAAAATATCGGCTCCATTTTACTGGATGAAGAAGATGGAAAAACCGAATTACATATAGAAATCTGGAAGGGCCAAACCAAACTTGACCCCGAAGAGTGGTTATATAGAAATTAG